A single Triticum dicoccoides isolate Atlit2015 ecotype Zavitan chromosome 2A, WEW_v2.0, whole genome shotgun sequence DNA region contains:
- the LOC119358605 gene encoding uncharacterized protein LOC119358605 — protein sequence MEVAVSAVASELVSRFISFLMNKYHSSSHTQSEEKAVERLQHLLMRADTIVEEADTRYIRNSGMMMQLKMLSEAMYRGHSLLGTLRYRALQDGAGFDEVCNNNSSSSCLYLANPLKRSRTTAEKGNKAMGLDSYGALESLEIAVANMTEFVVLLAGCDRMSRRPFDVYLYTDNFMFSRQAEKQMLLGFLLEQNDPSGDHALAILPLIGGVAVGKKTLVAHVCGNERVHSRFSSILHLNGDNLLGIHDDGRDMLGIVLVVIEFVSDVCDDDWKKIHSFLTRMGRGSKIIIVSKIKRIARFGTVKAILLSELSHDELRYLFKALAFGSIEPTEHPRLVQIADDFATVIHSSLVSLVATNMFTDVLRSNLDVQFWRCILDKAARMVKRNISIYGVNPTMRIEQGHQVDITDIALHPLSMKPYSVNASIKTELPSVTFGELIKDPSVRPKGDFILMAWESRISPYKSFPSYVTSHAQDTHQSTALPGRKRQGVPI from the coding sequence ATGGAGGTTGCCGTATCAGCAGTTGCAAGTGAACTTGTGAGCCGGTTCATCTCCTTCCTGATGAACAAGTACCACTCCTCCAGCCATACACAATCAGAGGAGAAGGCGGTGGAGAGGTTGCAGCATCTCCTGATGAGAGCTGACACCATCGTTGAGGAGGCGGACACTCGATACATAAGAAACTCCGGGATGATGATGCAGCTCAAGATGCTCTCCGAGGCCATGTACCGAGGTCACAGCCTCCTCGGTACCTTGAGGTACCGAGCCCTCCAAGATGGTGCAGGCTTTGACGAGGTTTGCAACAACAACTCATCTAGCAGCTGTTTGTATTTAGCAAATCCACTCAAGCGTTCTCGAACAACAGCAGAGAAAGGCAACAAGGCAATGGGCCTGGACTCATACGGTGCTTTGGAAAGCTTAGAAATTGCTGTTGCAAATATGACAGAGTTTGTTGTGCTTCTGGCTGGATGTGACCGTATGTCCCGTAGGCCATTTGATGTTTATCTTTACACCGACAACTTCATGTTTAGCAGACAGGCTGAAAAGCAGATGCTCTTGGGCTTCTTGTTAGAGCAAAACGATCCTTCAGGTGATCACGCATTGGCCATTCTTCCGCTTATAGGTGGTGTCGCAGTTGGGAAGAAAACTTTGGTTGCTCATGTGTGTGGCAATGAAAGGGTTCACTCACGCTTCTCCTCTATTTTGCACTTGAATGGAGACAACCTTTTGGGGATACATGACGATGGAAGGGACATGCTTGGGATAGTGTTGGTAGTTATTGAGTTTGTTTCTGATGTATGTGACGATGACTGGAAAAAAATTCACTCATTTCTCACAAGAATGGGCAGAGGAAGTAAGATCATCATTGTAAGTAAAATTAAAAGAATAGCTCGCTTTGGAACGGTGAAAGCAATTTTACTAAGTGAGCTATCTCATGATGAGTTGAGGTACCTTTTCAAGGCACTCGCATTCGGAAGCATAGAGCCAACAGAACATCCGCGGCTAGTACAAATAGCAGATGACTTTGCCACGGTGATCCACAGTTCACTAGTTTCACTTGTCGCAACAAATATGTTCACGGATGTGTTGAGAAGCAACCTTGATGTTCAGTTCTGGCGTTGTATATTGGACAAGGCGGCAAGAATGGTTAAGAGAAACATTTCAATATATGGGGTGAACCCAACCATGCGTATAGAACAAGGTCACCAAGTGGACATAACAGATATTGCTTTGCATCCACTTAGCATGAAACCTTATAGTGTTAATGCGTCAATCAAGACGGAATTGCCAAGTGTGACATTTGGGGAACTTATAAAAGATCCTAGTGTTAGGCCGAAAGGAGACTTCATTCTAATGGCATGGGAATCAAGGATATCcccttataaatcatttcctagttatgttacaagtcatgctcAGGATACACATCAAAGTACTGCCCTGCCAGGGAGGAAGCGACAAGGTGTGCCAATCTAA